From Halapricum desulfuricans, a single genomic window includes:
- a CDS encoding DUF6757 family protein gives MNCHYCDRDAEVTVEKDGIKVGVCKEHFRERMEELADSEWLEGVEDQLDIDRAE, from the coding sequence ATGAACTGTCACTACTGCGATCGCGACGCCGAGGTCACCGTCGAGAAAGACGGGATCAAGGTCGGCGTCTGCAAGGAGCACTTCCGCGAGCGGATGGAGGAACTCGCGGATTCGGAGTGGCTTGAGGGCGTCGAAGACCAACTTGATATCGACCGCGCCGAGTAG
- a CDS encoding HVO_0476 family zinc finger protein produces the protein MTDATDQVAVPCPACSPDFETVHEVLSEGGQATVKCTECGHVHKTTLPEETTLQRDVVVSQDGDSFSASTDVPAEETLAVGEEFLLETDEAILTVRITSLELATGRVEEAPAEDVRTIWTRAVGNVSVNTTVHPKGGDREGTRSEELHVPGDYEFVVGEIDELGELEFTVEGIHLREDAHGYNHEKLDHDGDMAFAKDIKRLLVRDESSTAWSAW, from the coding sequence ATGACCGACGCCACGGATCAGGTTGCAGTGCCGTGTCCGGCCTGCTCGCCGGACTTCGAGACCGTCCACGAGGTGCTCTCGGAGGGCGGGCAAGCCACCGTCAAATGTACCGAGTGCGGGCACGTCCACAAGACGACGTTGCCCGAAGAGACGACACTCCAGCGGGACGTCGTCGTCTCCCAGGACGGCGACTCATTCAGCGCGAGCACCGACGTGCCCGCCGAGGAGACGCTTGCAGTCGGCGAGGAGTTTCTGCTGGAAACCGACGAGGCGATTCTGACTGTCCGGATCACCAGCCTCGAACTGGCCACCGGCCGCGTCGAGGAAGCCCCGGCCGAGGACGTGCGCACGATCTGGACACGGGCGGTCGGCAACGTCAGCGTCAACACGACTGTCCATCCGAAGGGCGGCGACCGCGAGGGAACCCGCAGCGAGGAGTTGCACGTCCCCGGCGACTACGAGTTCGTCGTCGGCGAGATCGACGAACTGGGCGAGTTAGAGTTCACCGTCGAAGGGATCCACCTCCGGGAGGACGCCCACGGCTACAACCACGAGAAACTCGATCACGACGGCGATATGGCCTTCGCCAAGGACATCAAGCGCCTGCTCGTCCGCGATGAGAGTTCGACCGCGTGGTCGGCGTGGTAG
- a CDS encoding protein-L-isoaspartate(D-aspartate) O-methyltransferase, producing MFGSDDDASRDRLLAGLRQRVDDQAVVDAMAAVPREAFVPDSQRSSAYADRPLSIGEGQTISAPHMVAIMAELLDLEAGQTVLEIGTGCGYHAAVTAELVGSEGVYSVEYYESLAREARERLAELGYDGVSIRAGDGHDGWAEHAPYDRAYLTCAAPAFPEAVVEQVRPGGVLLGPLGEGHQTLVKAIKREDGTLERTRHGGVRFVPMQDE from the coding sequence ATGTTCGGGAGCGACGACGACGCGAGCCGAGACCGCCTGTTAGCGGGGCTTCGCCAGCGGGTCGACGACCAGGCGGTCGTCGACGCGATGGCCGCGGTCCCGCGCGAGGCGTTCGTCCCCGACAGCCAGCGCTCGAGCGCCTACGCCGACCGTCCGCTTTCGATCGGCGAGGGCCAGACCATCAGCGCCCCGCACATGGTCGCGATCATGGCCGAACTCCTCGATCTCGAAGCCGGCCAGACGGTCCTGGAGATCGGCACTGGCTGTGGCTATCACGCCGCTGTCACGGCCGAGCTCGTCGGATCCGAGGGCGTCTACAGCGTCGAATACTACGAATCGCTCGCCCGCGAGGCCCGCGAGCGGCTGGCCGAGCTGGGATACGACGGCGTCTCCATCCGCGCCGGCGACGGCCACGACGGCTGGGCCGAGCACGCCCCCTACGACCGGGCGTACCTGACCTGCGCTGCGCCCGCCTTTCCCGAGGCGGTCGTCGAGCAGGTCCGGCCCGGCGGCGTGTTGCTCGGGCCGCTGGGCGAGGGTCATCAGACGCTGGTCAAAGCGATCAAACGCGAGGACGGCACCCTCGAGCGTACCCGACACGGTGGCGTTCGATTCGTCCCGATGCAGGACGAGTAA
- a CDS encoding TrmB family transcriptional regulator has protein sequence MATLRDLGLSEYETRAYRSLLETGPTTAKELSRISDVPMGRIYDVLNSLETQNLVRSQAASRPKKYVAVEPETALDRLLEDKKQELEEQANQYEEIVDSLAEDLEAAEPIGETFWTAAVGPEETAELLIERLTAADDRIVIVTSQFSQQFDLDEIGDRSVATLKDALDRGVEVKLLMPPEMVEALPDSVGERYRELLQPHDGFEVRTSEDVIGTFETIDDTEVCIEVPHPLRENETFAVIDFKDPEFAATVTAEFEARWADADPLEL, from the coding sequence ATGGCCACACTCCGCGACCTCGGGCTGTCGGAATACGAGACTCGAGCGTACCGATCGTTGCTCGAAACTGGGCCGACAACGGCAAAGGAGTTGTCCAGGATCAGCGACGTGCCGATGGGTCGGATCTACGACGTGCTCAACAGCCTGGAGACACAGAACCTCGTCCGGAGCCAGGCCGCGAGCCGACCGAAAAAGTACGTCGCGGTCGAGCCAGAGACCGCGCTCGATCGGCTACTGGAGGACAAAAAGCAGGAGCTCGAAGAACAGGCCAACCAGTACGAGGAGATCGTCGACTCGCTGGCGGAGGACCTGGAGGCGGCCGAACCGATCGGGGAGACGTTCTGGACGGCCGCGGTCGGGCCCGAAGAGACCGCGGAACTGCTCATCGAGCGGTTGACCGCCGCCGACGATCGGATCGTCATCGTCACCTCGCAGTTCTCACAGCAGTTCGACCTCGACGAGATCGGCGATCGGAGCGTCGCCACCCTGAAAGACGCACTCGACCGCGGCGTCGAAGTCAAACTGCTCATGCCGCCGGAGATGGTCGAGGCGCTGCCGGACAGCGTCGGCGAGCGCTACCGGGAACTCCTGCAACCGCACGACGGCTTCGAGGTCCGGACCAGCGAAGACGTCATCGGAACCTTCGAGACGATTGACGACACCGAAGTCTGCATCGAGGTGCCACACCCGCTCCGGGAGAACGAGACGTTCGCTGTCATCGACTTCAAGGATCCGGAGTTCGCCGCGACGGTCACGGCTGAATTCGAGGCGCGCTGGGCGGACGCCGATCCCCTCGAACTGTAG